One segment of Methylocella silvestris BL2 DNA contains the following:
- a CDS encoding TCR/Tet family MFS transporter gives MNRPLLVIYATIGLDAVGIGLIFPILPRLLEDVTRTQNIAPYIGIMIALYGIMQFIFAPVLGALSDNLGRRPVLLISLAGAAINYVLLAFAPQLWMLLLGRAIAGLTSANVSVATAYITDISPEDKRAGRFGLFNAMFGVGFIIGPVLGGLLGDYWLRLPFIAAAVLNACNFLLALFILPESRTPGRQKIDLAALNPLRPLRWVLSMKGLLPIIFVFFILSATGEAYGVCWALWGFDTFQWNGFWIGLSLGAFGVCQTLVQALLPGPATKLLGERRAVLVGIACACIALVAMAFAKQGWIVFAIMPIFALGSIGTPALQALATRQVDEARQGQFQGVLASAVSLASIVAPLAFSTFYFVVQAEWPGAIWLAVVVIYSMAVPLVLLGTRTARPARPASA, from the coding sequence ATGAACAGACCGCTTCTCGTTATCTATGCCACGATCGGCCTCGACGCCGTCGGTATTGGCCTCATCTTCCCTATTCTGCCGCGGCTTCTTGAGGATGTGACGCGCACCCAGAATATCGCGCCCTACATCGGGATCATGATCGCGCTCTACGGGATCATGCAGTTCATCTTCGCGCCCGTGCTCGGCGCTTTGAGCGACAACCTCGGCAGGCGTCCCGTGCTGCTCATTTCCCTGGCGGGCGCGGCGATCAATTATGTCCTCCTCGCGTTCGCGCCGCAGCTTTGGATGCTGCTGCTCGGCCGCGCCATTGCCGGCCTCACCAGCGCCAATGTCTCCGTAGCGACGGCCTACATCACCGACATTTCGCCCGAGGACAAGCGAGCCGGTCGCTTCGGTCTCTTCAACGCCATGTTTGGCGTCGGCTTCATCATCGGGCCCGTTCTCGGCGGACTGCTCGGCGACTATTGGCTGCGGCTCCCTTTCATCGCCGCCGCCGTGCTGAACGCCTGCAACTTCCTGCTGGCTCTGTTCATTCTGCCGGAGTCTCGCACGCCGGGCCGCCAGAAGATCGATCTGGCCGCGCTCAACCCGCTTCGGCCGCTGCGATGGGTGCTCTCGATGAAGGGGCTGCTGCCCATCATCTTCGTGTTTTTCATCTTGAGCGCGACCGGAGAGGCCTATGGCGTCTGCTGGGCGCTGTGGGGCTTCGACACGTTTCAGTGGAACGGCTTCTGGATCGGCCTTTCGCTTGGCGCGTTCGGCGTCTGCCAAACGCTAGTGCAGGCGCTCTTGCCAGGCCCCGCGACAAAATTGCTCGGGGAGCGCCGGGCTGTTCTTGTCGGGATCGCCTGCGCCTGCATCGCTCTGGTCGCCATGGCGTTCGCCAAACAAGGCTGGATCGTCTTCGCGATCATGCCGATCTTCGCACTCGGCAGCATCGGCACGCCGGCGCTTCAGGCGCTGGCGACCCGGCAGGTTGACGAAGCCCGTCAAGGCCAGTTCCAAGGCGTGCTGGCGTCGGCTGTAAGCTTGGCGTCGATCGTCGCGCCGCTCGCTTTCTCGACCTTCTACTTTGTCGTCCAGGCGGAGTGGCCCGGAGCCATTTGGCTCGCGGTGGTCGTCATTTATTCAATGGCGGTCCCGTTGGTTCTTCTGGGAACCCGGACCGCCCGCCCTGCGCGGCCTGCGAGCGCGTAG